One region of Streptomyces leeuwenhoekii genomic DNA includes:
- a CDS encoding LLM class flavin-dependent oxidoreductase yields MRVGSFVLAAQFPGQGQGEPLHRAVRSAEVAEEAGLDSVWLAEHHFVPYGTCPSAVTLAALLLGRTRRIRVGTAVSVLPATHPVALGEQAALLHLTSGGRFTLGVGRGGPWVDLEVFGGGLEAYERGFPESLDLLMRWLREPSVSADGERFRFREVPVVPRPSESLTDTPGPEVVVACTSPASVRLAAERGLPMLLGMHVGDEEKAEMVGLWQRHAQDCGRPWEEVHGAAHVSAGVCQIADRRADAAEALLKSMPGWLRQGLDAHVTVDGRARQMRDPLAYTELLCGLHPVGTPRLCADRLSATSERTGITRFALLAEGSGDLAATEDNLRRLGTEVLPQLR; encoded by the coding sequence ATGCGCGTGGGAAGTTTCGTGTTGGCGGCCCAGTTCCCGGGTCAGGGCCAGGGGGAGCCGCTGCACCGCGCGGTCCGCTCGGCCGAGGTCGCCGAGGAGGCCGGGCTCGACTCGGTCTGGCTGGCCGAGCACCACTTCGTGCCGTACGGCACATGTCCCTCCGCCGTCACCCTCGCCGCTTTACTGCTGGGCCGCACCCGCCGCATCCGGGTCGGTACGGCGGTCAGCGTACTGCCCGCTACTCACCCCGTCGCCCTCGGCGAGCAGGCCGCGCTGCTCCATCTCACCAGCGGCGGGCGATTCACGCTGGGGGTGGGGCGCGGCGGCCCCTGGGTCGACCTGGAGGTGTTCGGCGGGGGACTGGAGGCGTACGAACGGGGTTTCCCGGAGTCGCTCGACCTGCTGATGCGCTGGCTGCGTGAACCGTCCGTGTCGGCGGACGGCGAGCGCTTCCGCTTTCGCGAAGTCCCCGTCGTCCCCCGCCCGTCGGAGTCGTTGACGGACACCCCCGGACCGGAGGTCGTCGTCGCCTGCACCTCACCGGCGAGCGTGCGCCTGGCGGCCGAGCGGGGGCTGCCGATGCTGCTCGGCATGCATGTCGGGGACGAGGAAAAGGCCGAGATGGTCGGCCTGTGGCAACGGCACGCGCAGGACTGCGGGCGGCCGTGGGAGGAGGTCCACGGCGCGGCCCATGTCTCGGCCGGTGTCTGCCAGATCGCGGACCGGCGCGCGGACGCGGCGGAGGCGCTGCTGAAGAGCATGCCGGGCTGGCTGCGGCAGGGGCTCGACGCCCATGTCACGGTGGACGGCCGGGCCCGGCAGATGCGGGACCCGCTGGCATACACCGAACTGCTCTGCGGGCTGCACCCGGTCGGCACGCCGCGGCTGTGCGCCGACCGGCTCTCGGCGACCAGCGAGCGAACCGGGATCACCCGTTTCGCGCTGCTGGCCGAGGGCTCCGGCGACCTCGCTGCGACCGAGGACAATCTGCGACGGCTCGGGACCGAGGTGCTGCCCCAACTGCGCTGA
- a CDS encoding ABC transporter ATP-binding protein codes for MIEAVGLTKRYGDKTAVYNLSFQVRPGAVTGFLGPNGSGKSTTMRMILGLDNPTSGQVTIGGYPYRKLPNAPRQVGALIDAKAVHGGRSARNHLLSLAQLSGIPARRVDEVLGVVGLQDVARKRSRGFSLGMGQRLGIAAALLGDPQVLLFDEPVNGLDPEGILWVRNLMKALAAEGRTVFVSSHLMSEMALTADHLIVIGRGQLLADMSVKDFISANSADFARVRTPDTEPHLREKLTIALTEAGGQVLPEQDGALRVMGLALPRISDLAHEAGVRLWELSPHQASLEEAYMRMTQGVVDYRSTADQKAGLQQPLPPGAQPPMPVPGQGQPGWYAPPPPQHAAPHPGGTPANPYGGPGVAPRPHTQPAPQVQAPGQPPSGAPAAPSAAPAASAAASSSVSPAPVTDPTTSEDAR; via the coding sequence ATGATCGAGGCAGTCGGCCTGACCAAGCGCTACGGCGACAAGACCGCTGTGTACAACCTGTCCTTCCAGGTGCGGCCGGGTGCCGTCACCGGCTTCCTCGGGCCGAACGGCTCGGGCAAGTCGACGACGATGCGCATGATCCTCGGCCTGGACAACCCCACCTCGGGACAGGTGACGATCGGCGGCTACCCGTACCGCAAGCTGCCCAACGCGCCCCGGCAGGTCGGCGCCCTGATCGACGCCAAGGCCGTGCACGGGGGCCGCTCGGCCCGCAACCACCTGCTGAGCCTCGCCCAGCTCTCGGGCATCCCGGCCCGGCGGGTGGACGAGGTGCTCGGCGTGGTCGGCCTGCAGGACGTGGCCCGCAAGCGGTCCAGGGGCTTCTCCCTCGGCATGGGCCAGCGGCTCGGCATTGCCGCCGCGCTGCTGGGCGACCCCCAGGTGCTGCTGTTCGACGAGCCGGTCAACGGCCTCGACCCCGAGGGCATCCTCTGGGTGCGCAACCTGATGAAGGCGCTCGCCGCGGAGGGCCGCACGGTCTTCGTCTCCTCCCATCTGATGAGCGAGATGGCGCTGACCGCGGACCATCTGATCGTCATCGGACGCGGTCAGTTGCTCGCCGACATGAGCGTGAAGGACTTCATTTCGGCCAATTCCGCCGACTTCGCCCGGGTCCGGACGCCGGACACCGAGCCGCACCTGCGCGAGAAGCTGACCATCGCCCTCACCGAGGCGGGCGGGCAGGTGCTGCCGGAGCAGGACGGCGCGCTGCGGGTGATGGGGCTGGCGCTGCCCCGCATCAGTGACCTCGCACACGAGGCCGGGGTACGGCTGTGGGAGCTGTCGCCGCACCAGGCGTCCCTGGAAGAGGCGTACATGCGCATGACGCAGGGGGTCGTCGACTACCGCTCGACGGCCGACCAGAAGGCCGGTCTCCAGCAGCCCCTGCCGCCGGGCGCCCAGCCGCCGATGCCGGTCCCCGGCCAGGGCCAGCCCGGCTGGTACGCCCCGCCGCCGCCCCAGCACGCGGCGCCGCACCCGGGCGGGACGCCCGCGAACCCGTACGGCGGTCCCGGCGTGGCGCCCCGTCCGCATACGCAGCCGGCCCCGCAGGTCCAGGCTCCTGGGCAGCCGCCCTCCGGTGCCCCGGCCGCCCCCTCCGCCGCCCCCGCGGCCTCCGCCGCCGCCTCTTCCTCCGTCTCCCCCGCGCCCGTCACCGACCCGACCACGTCCGAGGACGCCCGATGA
- a CDS encoding ABC transporter permease produces MATAQVVRSEWTKIRSVASTVWTLSLAVVVTIALGVLISALSKSEYDNMSARDRLSFDPTFISFAGMSLGQLAMIVFGVLVVANEYSTGMIRTSLAAVPQRGAFLFGKISVATLLALVVGMATSFAAFFLGQAMLGDLKASLGDPGVLRAVFGGGLYMTLIAMFSMGVAAMLRSPMLSLGILMPFFFLISNILSAVDATQKVGRFLPDQAGSKIMQVVPPVGDDTPYGPWGGLGIMVLWVAAALIGGYLVLRRRDA; encoded by the coding sequence ATGGCCACGGCACAGGTCGTCCGGTCCGAATGGACCAAGATCCGGTCGGTGGCGTCCACGGTGTGGACGCTGTCCCTGGCCGTGGTCGTCACGATCGCCCTCGGCGTGCTGATCTCGGCGCTGTCGAAGAGCGAGTACGACAACATGAGCGCGCGGGACCGGCTCTCCTTCGACCCGACCTTCATCAGCTTCGCCGGGATGAGCCTCGGGCAGCTCGCGATGATCGTGTTCGGGGTGCTCGTGGTGGCGAACGAGTACAGCACCGGGATGATCCGCACCTCGCTGGCGGCCGTGCCGCAGCGCGGCGCGTTCCTGTTCGGCAAGATCTCGGTCGCCACCCTGCTGGCGCTGGTGGTCGGCATGGCCACCAGCTTCGCCGCCTTCTTCCTCGGGCAGGCGATGCTCGGCGATCTGAAGGCGTCGCTCGGCGACCCGGGCGTGCTGCGGGCGGTCTTCGGCGGCGGGCTGTACATGACCCTGATCGCGATGTTCTCGATGGGCGTCGCCGCGATGCTGCGTTCGCCGATGCTGTCGCTCGGCATCCTGATGCCGTTCTTCTTCCTGATCTCGAACATCCTCAGCGCCGTCGACGCGACCCAGAAGGTGGGCCGGTTCCTGCCCGACCAGGCCGGCAGCAAGATCATGCAGGTGGTGCCGCCGGTCGGTGACGACACTCCGTACGGCCCGTGGGGCGGCCTCGGCATCATGGTGCTGTGGGTGGCGGCGGCGCTGATCGGCGGTTACCTGGTGCTCAGGCGCCGCGACGCCTAG
- a CDS encoding ABC transporter ATP-binding protein, which translates to MIELEGLTKRYGEKVAVNNLTFAVRPGIITGFLGPNGAGKSTTMRMVLGLDRPTAGDVRIDGKHYDELKDPLKYIGALLDAKAVHGGRSAYHHLLCLAQANGIPAKRVHEVLDVVGLTAVAKKKAKGFSLGMGQRLGIAAALLGDPRILMFDEPVNGLDPEGIHWIRNLMKALAAQGRTVFVSSHLMSEMALTADHLVVIGQGRLLADTSMADFIAQNSRSYVRIRTPQREQLLDVLHEAGITVAGSGSEVLEVDGDKSERIGELAAQHQIVLHELSPQQASLEEAFMRLTAESVEYHAHGGQPAGQPQAQVQQEWGSEWRRG; encoded by the coding sequence ATGATCGAGCTCGAGGGGCTGACGAAGCGGTACGGCGAAAAGGTGGCGGTCAACAATCTCACTTTCGCCGTCAGACCCGGCATCATCACGGGCTTTCTCGGGCCCAATGGTGCGGGCAAATCGACCACCATGCGCATGGTGCTGGGGCTCGACCGGCCCACCGCGGGGGATGTGCGGATCGACGGCAAGCACTACGACGAGCTCAAGGACCCGCTGAAGTACATCGGTGCCCTGCTGGACGCCAAGGCCGTGCACGGCGGGCGCAGTGCCTACCACCATCTGCTGTGTCTGGCTCAGGCCAACGGCATTCCGGCCAAACGGGTGCACGAGGTGCTGGACGTCGTCGGTCTGACGGCGGTTGCGAAGAAGAAGGCCAAGGGTTTCTCGCTGGGTATGGGCCAGCGGCTGGGCATCGCCGCGGCGCTGCTGGGCGACCCGCGGATCCTGATGTTCGACGAGCCCGTCAACGGCCTCGATCCCGAGGGCATCCACTGGATCCGCAATCTGATGAAGGCGCTGGCCGCGCAGGGCCGCACGGTCTTCGTCTCCTCCCATCTGATGAGCGAGATGGCGCTGACCGCCGATCATCTGGTCGTCATCGGTCAGGGCCGGCTGCTCGCCGACACCTCGATGGCCGACTTCATCGCGCAGAACTCGCGCAGTTACGTGCGGATCCGCACCCCGCAGCGCGAGCAGTTGCTCGACGTACTGCACGAGGCGGGCATCACGGTCGCCGGGAGCGGCTCGGAGGTGCTGGAGGTGGACGGCGACAAGTCGGAGCGGATCGGCGAGCTGGCCGCGCAGCACCAGATCGTGTTGCATGAACTCTCCCCTCAGCAGGCATCGCTGGAGGAGGCGTTCATGCGGCTGACGGCGGAGTCGGTGGAGTACCACGCCCACGGCGGGCAGCCCGCCGGACAGCCGCAGGCGCAGGTGCAGCAGGAGTGGGGCAGCGAGTGGAGGAGGGGCTGA
- the nucS gene encoding endonuclease NucS, whose translation MRLVIARCSVDYAGRLTAHLPSAPRLILVKADGSVSIHADDRAYKPLNWMSPPCTLKEGTGDDEGVWTVVNKAGEKLIITMEEILHDSTHELGVDPGLIKDGVEAHLQELLADRIETLGEGYTLIRREYPTAIGPVDILCRDADGQTVAVEIKRRGEIDGVEQLTRYLDLLNRDPRLAPVRGIFAAQEIKPQARVLATDRGIGCQVLDYDALRGIEDDKLRLF comes from the coding sequence ATGCGTCTCGTCATTGCCCGCTGCTCCGTCGACTACGCCGGGCGGCTCACCGCCCACCTTCCCTCGGCGCCCCGCCTGATCCTGGTCAAGGCGGACGGCAGCGTCTCGATCCACGCCGACGACCGGGCCTACAAGCCCCTCAACTGGATGTCGCCGCCCTGCACCCTGAAGGAGGGCACCGGCGACGACGAGGGTGTGTGGACCGTCGTCAACAAGGCGGGCGAGAAGCTCATCATCACGATGGAGGAAATACTCCACGACTCCACGCACGAGCTGGGCGTGGACCCCGGCCTGATCAAGGACGGCGTGGAAGCGCACCTCCAGGAGCTGCTCGCCGACCGCATCGAGACGCTGGGCGAGGGCTACACCCTCATCCGCCGCGAGTACCCGACGGCCATCGGCCCGGTCGACATCCTGTGCCGGGACGCCGACGGGCAGACCGTCGCCGTCGAGATCAAGCGGCGCGGTGAGATCGACGGTGTGGAGCAGCTCACCCGCTATCTGGACCTGCTGAACCGCGATCCCCGCCTGGCCCCGGTGCGCGGCATCTTCGCCGCCCAGGAGATCAAACCCCAGGCCCGTGTGCTGGCCACCGACCGCGGGATCGGCTGCCAGGTGCTGGACTACGACGCCCTGCGCGGCATCGAGGACGACAAGCTGCGGCTGTTCTGA
- a CDS encoding SCO5389 family protein — MSLDVSPALLEQAERGEVDEADFVDCVRTSLPYAWEMISSLVAQLKVDGGAFADNQTPPPDEQARGQLLRALASDAIRGALQRHFGVRLAFQNCHRVAVFPLDSSVDETLARFTSIRGQLLNQSPELRDC; from the coding sequence ATGTCGCTCGACGTCTCACCGGCCCTACTCGAACAGGCCGAGCGAGGCGAGGTCGACGAAGCCGACTTCGTCGACTGCGTCCGGACCTCCCTGCCCTACGCATGGGAGATGATCAGCTCCCTGGTGGCACAGCTGAAGGTCGACGGCGGAGCGTTCGCCGACAACCAGACGCCCCCGCCGGACGAGCAGGCACGCGGTCAGCTGCTGCGTGCGCTTGCGAGTGACGCGATCCGCGGCGCACTGCAACGGCACTTCGGTGTGCGGCTGGCCTTCCAGAACTGCCACCGGGTGGCGGTGTTCCCGTTGGACTCCTCCGTCGACGAGACGCTGGCCCGCTTCACCTCGATACGCGGTCAGCTGCTCAACCAGTCGCCGGAGCTCCGCGACTGCTGA
- a CDS encoding cellulose-binding protein has product MSDTSPYGFELVRRGYDRAQVDERISKLVSDRDSALARITALEKRIEELHLETQNAQAQISEAEPSYAGLGARVEKILRLAEEEAKDLREEARRAAEQHRELAESAAQQVRNDAESYAAERKAKAEDEGVRIVEKAKSDAAQLRAEAQKDAQSKREEAEALFEETRAKAAQAAADFETNLAKRREQSERDLASRQAKAEKRLAEIEHRAEQLRLEAEKLRTDAERRARQTVETAQRQAEDIVADANAKADRIRSESERELAALTNRRDSINAQLTNVREMLATLTGAAVAAAGTPSTDDESTSRGVPAQQTR; this is encoded by the coding sequence ATGAGCGACACTTCCCCCTACGGCTTCGAGCTTGTGCGGCGTGGGTACGACCGCGCTCAGGTGGACGAACGTATCTCCAAGCTCGTCTCCGACCGTGACAGTGCTCTCGCCCGCATCACCGCTCTGGAAAAGCGCATCGAGGAGCTCCACCTCGAGACCCAGAACGCTCAGGCCCAGATCAGCGAGGCCGAGCCGTCGTACGCGGGTCTCGGCGCACGGGTCGAGAAGATTCTGCGGCTCGCCGAGGAAGAGGCGAAGGACCTGCGCGAGGAGGCCCGGCGCGCGGCCGAGCAGCATCGCGAGCTCGCCGAGTCGGCGGCCCAGCAGGTGCGCAACGACGCCGAGTCGTACGCCGCCGAGCGCAAGGCGAAGGCCGAGGACGAGGGCGTACGGATCGTCGAGAAGGCCAAGAGCGACGCCGCCCAGCTGCGCGCCGAGGCGCAGAAGGACGCGCAGTCCAAGCGTGAGGAGGCGGAGGCCCTCTTCGAGGAGACCCGGGCCAAGGCCGCGCAGGCCGCCGCGGACTTCGAGACGAATCTCGCCAAGCGGCGCGAGCAGTCCGAGCGGGACCTGGCCTCCCGTCAGGCCAAGGCGGAGAAGCGGCTGGCGGAGATCGAGCACCGGGCGGAGCAGCTCCGGCTGGAGGCGGAGAAGCTGCGCACGGACGCCGAGCGCCGGGCCCGCCAGACCGTCGAGACGGCTCAGCGTCAGGCCGAGGACATCGTGGCCGACGCCAACGCCAAGGCCGACCGCATCCGTTCGGAATCCGAGCGCGAGCTCGCGGCGCTGACCAACCGTCGCGACTCCATCAACGCGCAGCTCACCAACGTGCGTGAGATGCTGGCGACGCTCACGGGTGCCGCGGTGGCCGCCGCGGGCACGCCGTCCACGGACGACGAGTCGACCTCCCGCGGGGTGCCCGCGCAGCAGACCCGGTAA
- a CDS encoding ABC transporter permease yields the protein MSTPQPPMPQAAPDRQAAPGPSFPSYTSPIPVVRTHLGHAIASEWTKMKSVRSTMWTLGVFVLLVVGIGLLAGAVVAGSPSDLSGENALSLGLFGLLLGSMCIITLGVLTTASEYGTGMVRTTMTACPSRGRVLAAKAVVFFLVAFVVTLVSSSLVAVAHVAMLEGNGAADPTGGEWLKATVGISLYIALLGLLSLAVGSVIRHSAGAITVMIGAVLAPLVIALFMFARSLEGVRQALLEYSIPNQLSVFYTQSLSDSGPSGWDPLWIALGVTAVAFAGAFALLEKRDV from the coding sequence ATGAGCACGCCCCAGCCCCCGATGCCGCAGGCCGCGCCCGACCGGCAGGCGGCGCCCGGTCCGTCGTTCCCCTCCTACACCTCGCCGATCCCGGTGGTGCGCACGCACCTCGGACACGCGATCGCCTCCGAGTGGACGAAGATGAAGTCGGTGCGCTCCACGATGTGGACGCTGGGCGTGTTCGTGCTGCTGGTGGTCGGCATCGGTCTGCTGGCCGGCGCGGTGGTGGCGGGCTCCCCGTCCGACCTGTCCGGTGAGAACGCGCTCTCCCTCGGTCTGTTCGGGCTGCTGCTCGGCAGCATGTGCATCATCACGCTCGGCGTGCTGACCACGGCCTCCGAGTACGGCACCGGCATGGTCCGCACCACCATGACGGCCTGCCCCAGCCGTGGCCGGGTGCTGGCCGCGAAGGCGGTGGTGTTCTTCCTGGTGGCGTTCGTCGTGACGCTGGTGTCGTCCTCGCTGGTGGCGGTCGCGCACGTCGCCATGCTGGAGGGCAACGGCGCGGCTGACCCGACCGGCGGCGAGTGGCTGAAGGCCACGGTGGGCATCTCGCTCTACATCGCCCTGCTCGGCCTGCTGTCGCTCGCCGTGGGCTCGGTCATCCGGCATTCGGCGGGTGCCATCACCGTCATGATCGGCGCGGTTCTCGCCCCGCTGGTGATCGCGCTGTTCATGTTCGCGCGGTCGCTGGAGGGCGTCCGCCAGGCCCTGCTGGAGTACTCCATCCCGAACCAGCTCAGCGTCTTCTACACCCAGTCCCTCAGCGACTCCGGCCCGTCCGGCTGGGACCCGCTGTGGATCGCGCTGGGCGTGACGGCCGTCGCCTTCGCCGGCGCCTTCGCCCTGCTGGAGAAGCGGGACGTGTGA
- the scy gene encoding polarized growth protein Scy encodes MRGYESQEPEPAADVDHLSRFEAEMKRLRTEREKAIQHAEDLGYQVEVLRAKLHEARRTIMSRPAYDSADIGYQAEQLLRNAQMQADQIRADAERELSQARAQTQRILQEHAEQAARLQAELHQEAVTRRQQLDQELAERRQTVESHVNENVAWAEQLRARTEQQARRLLDESRAEAEQSLAAARAEAERLTAEARQRLRSEAEAARAEAEQLLRRARADAERLLNAASAQAQEATDHAEQLRTTTATESEAARRQAQELSRAAEQRMAEADTALREARAEAEKLVAEAKEAATKALASAESANEQRTRVAKEQVARLVGEATKEAESTRAEAEQLVADARAEAEKIVAEAAEKARTLAAEETATQLSKAAKTAEDVLNKASEEAKKTTKAAAEEAERIRKEAEAEADRLRAEAHDIAEQLKGAAKDDTKEYRAKTVELQEEARRLRGEAEQLRADAVDEGDRIRAEARREAVTQIEEAAKTAEELLTKAKADADELRQAATADSEKVRTEAIERATALRRQAEETLERTRAEAERHRAEVLEQAEALKEEAERAARELREETEQAMAARRSEAAEELARQKTEAEERLAAAEQALTEAREEAARLRREAAEEAERLRTESAERIRTLRQQAEAEAERLRTEAASDASASRAEGEAVAVRLRSEAAAEAERLKSEAQESADRMRAEAQAAAERLAAEASETLAAAQEEAARRRREAEELVGAARQEADQERERAREQSEELLASARKRVEEAQTEATRLVEEADRRATEMVSAAEQHAQQVRDSVAGLHEQAQEEIAGLRSAAEHAAERTRREAEEEADRVRSDAYAERERASEDATRVRREAQEEAEAAKALAERTVSEAMSEAERIRTDVAEHAQRVRTQASDALAEADQAAARTRADAREDANRIRSDAATQADTLITEARAEAERLTTETAAETERIRTETAAEVERLRTEAEQEAERLRTEAATETERLRTETAAEAERVRGEAAAQAEKLVADATGEAERLRAEAAETVGSAQRHAERIRTEAERVKAEAAAEAERVTTAAREEAERTLDEARTEANKRRSEAAEQVDKLISETTAEADKLLTEAQQQALKTTADAEAQADQMVGVARKEAERIVSEATVQGNSLVEKARADADELLVGARRDATQIRERAEELRDRITSEVEELHERARREAAEAMKSAGDRCDALVKAAEEQLAEAEAKAKEIVSEANSEAGKVRIAAVKKAEGLLKEAEQKKATLVKEAEQIKAEAVREARRTVEEGQRELEILVRRREDINAEISRVQDVLEALESFEAPAAGKDGGVKAGAAVGAPRSGGKSSDS; translated from the coding sequence GTGCGGGGCTACGAGAGCCAGGAGCCAGAGCCGGCGGCTGACGTCGACCACCTCTCTCGGTTCGAGGCCGAGATGAAGCGGCTGAGGACCGAGCGGGAAAAGGCGATCCAGCACGCCGAGGACCTCGGCTACCAGGTCGAGGTGCTGCGCGCCAAGCTGCACGAGGCGCGCCGCACCATCATGTCCCGGCCCGCCTACGACAGCGCCGACATCGGCTACCAGGCCGAGCAGTTGCTGCGCAACGCGCAGATGCAGGCCGACCAGATCCGCGCCGACGCCGAGCGCGAGCTGAGCCAGGCCCGGGCGCAGACCCAGCGCATCCTCCAGGAGCACGCCGAGCAGGCGGCCCGCCTCCAGGCGGAGCTGCACCAGGAGGCGGTGACGCGCCGCCAGCAGCTCGACCAGGAGCTGGCCGAGCGCCGCCAGACCGTCGAGTCGCACGTCAACGAGAACGTGGCCTGGGCGGAGCAGCTGCGGGCCCGCACCGAGCAGCAGGCCCGCCGGCTGCTCGACGAGTCCCGCGCGGAGGCCGAGCAGTCCCTGGCCGCCGCCCGCGCGGAGGCCGAGCGGCTGACCGCCGAGGCACGGCAGCGCCTCCGGAGCGAGGCGGAGGCCGCCCGCGCGGAGGCCGAGCAGCTTCTGCGCCGTGCCCGCGCGGACGCCGAGCGGCTGCTGAACGCCGCCTCGGCGCAGGCCCAGGAGGCCACCGACCACGCCGAGCAGCTCCGCACCACGACCGCCACCGAGTCGGAGGCCGCCCGCCGCCAGGCCCAGGAGCTGAGCCGGGCCGCCGAGCAGCGCATGGCCGAGGCCGATACGGCGCTGCGCGAGGCCCGCGCCGAGGCCGAGAAGCTGGTGGCCGAGGCGAAGGAGGCCGCCACCAAGGCGCTGGCGAGCGCCGAGTCGGCCAACGAGCAGCGCACCCGGGTGGCCAAGGAGCAGGTGGCCCGGCTGGTCGGCGAGGCGACCAAGGAGGCCGAGTCCACCAGGGCCGAGGCCGAGCAGCTCGTCGCCGACGCCCGCGCCGAGGCCGAGAAGATCGTCGCCGAGGCCGCGGAGAAGGCCCGCACGCTCGCCGCCGAGGAGACGGCGACGCAGCTCTCGAAGGCCGCCAAGACCGCCGAGGACGTCCTGAACAAGGCGTCCGAGGAGGCCAAGAAGACCACCAAGGCCGCCGCCGAGGAGGCGGAGCGGATCCGCAAGGAGGCCGAGGCCGAGGCGGACCGGCTGCGCGCCGAGGCGCACGACATCGCCGAGCAGCTCAAGGGCGCGGCGAAGGACGACACCAAGGAGTACCGCGCCAAGACGGTCGAGCTGCAGGAGGAGGCCCGCCGGCTGCGCGGCGAGGCCGAGCAGTTGCGCGCCGACGCCGTCGACGAGGGCGACCGGATCCGCGCGGAGGCCCGGCGCGAGGCCGTGACGCAGATCGAGGAGGCGGCCAAGACCGCCGAGGAGCTGCTGACCAAGGCCAAGGCGGACGCGGACGAGCTGCGGCAGGCGGCGACCGCGGACAGCGAGAAGGTCCGCACCGAGGCCATCGAGCGGGCCACCGCGCTGCGCCGCCAGGCCGAGGAGACCCTGGAGCGCACCCGCGCCGAGGCGGAGCGGCACCGCGCGGAGGTCCTCGAGCAGGCGGAGGCGCTCAAGGAGGAGGCCGAGCGGGCCGCGCGCGAGCTGCGCGAGGAGACCGAGCAGGCCATGGCGGCCCGCCGGTCGGAGGCCGCCGAGGAACTGGCGCGGCAGAAGACGGAGGCCGAGGAGCGGCTCGCCGCCGCGGAACAGGCGCTGACCGAGGCGCGCGAGGAGGCCGCGCGGCTGCGCCGGGAGGCCGCGGAGGAGGCCGAGCGGCTGCGCACGGAGTCCGCCGAGCGGATCCGCACGCTCCGGCAGCAGGCCGAGGCGGAGGCCGAGCGGCTGCGGACCGAGGCCGCCTCCGACGCGTCCGCTTCCCGCGCGGAGGGCGAGGCCGTCGCCGTACGCCTGCGCTCGGAGGCCGCGGCCGAGGCGGAGCGGCTGAAGTCGGAGGCGCAGGAGAGCGCCGACCGGATGCGCGCGGAGGCGCAGGCCGCCGCCGAGCGGCTCGCCGCGGAGGCGTCGGAGACGCTGGCCGCGGCGCAGGAGGAGGCCGCCCGGCGCCGGCGCGAGGCCGAGGAGCTCGTGGGCGCCGCCCGGCAGGAGGCCGACCAGGAGCGCGAGCGGGCCCGGGAGCAGAGCGAGGAGCTGCTGGCTTCCGCGCGCAAGCGCGTGGAGGAGGCGCAGACCGAGGCGACCCGCCTGGTCGAGGAGGCCGACCGCCGCGCCACGGAGATGGTGTCGGCGGCCGAGCAGCACGCCCAGCAGGTGCGCGACTCGGTGGCCGGGCTGCACGAGCAGGCGCAGGAGGAGATCGCCGGGCTGCGCAGTGCCGCCGAGCACGCGGCGGAGCGTACGCGCCGGGAGGCCGAGGAGGAGGCGGACCGCGTCCGCTCCGACGCCTACGCGGAGCGGGAGCGGGCGAGCGAGGACGCCACCCGTGTGCGGCGCGAGGCGCAGGAGGAGGCGGAGGCGGCCAAGGCGCTCGCCGAGCGCACGGTGTCCGAGGCGATGTCCGAGGCCGAGCGGATCCGTACGGATGTCGCCGAGCACGCCCAGCGGGTGCGCACGCAGGCGTCGGACGCGCTCGCGGAGGCCGACCAGGCGGCGGCGCGCACCCGCGCGGACGCCCGCGAGGACGCCAACCGCATCCGGTCGGACGCGGCGACGCAGGCGGACACGCTCATCACCGAGGCGCGGGCCGAGGCGGAGCGGCTGACCACGGAGACGGCCGCCGAGACGGAGCGGATCCGCACCGAGACGGCCGCCGAGGTCGAGCGGCTGCGGACCGAGGCCGAGCAGGAGGCCGAGCGGCTCCGCACGGAGGCGGCCACCGAGACGGAGCGGCTGCGGACCGAGACGGCCGCCGAGGCCGAGCGGGTGCGCGGCGAGGCGGCCGCCCAGGCGGAGAAGCTGGTGGCGGACGCCACCGGCGAGGCGGAGCGGCTGCGTGCCGAGGCCGCCGAGACGGTCGGCTCGGCGCAGCGGCACGCCGAGCGGATCCGCACGGAGGCGGAGCGGGTCAAGGCCGAGGCGGCGGCGGAGGCCGAGCGGGTGACCACGGCGGCCCGCGAGGAGGCCGAGCGGACCCTCGACGAGGCCCGCACGGAGGCCAACAAGCGGCGTTCGGAGGCGGCCGAGCAGGTCGACAAGCTGATCAGCGAGACCACGGCCGAGGCGGACAAGCTGCTCACCGAGGCCCAGCAGCAGGCCCTGAAGACCACGGCGGACGCCGAGGCCCAGGCGGACCAGATGGTGGGCGTGGCCCGCAAGGAGGCCGAGCGGATCGTCTCCGAGGCGACCGTCCAGGGCAACTCCCTGGTGGAGAAGGCCCGTGCGGACGCGGACGAGCTGCTCGTCGGCGCCCGCCGGGACGCCACCCAGATAAGGGAGCGTGCCGAGGAGCTGCGCGACCGCATCACCAGCGAGGTCGAGGAGCTGCACGAGCGGGCCCGCCGGGAGGCCGCCGAGGCGATGAAGTCGGCCGGCGACCGGTGCGACGCGCTCGTCAAGGCCGCCGAGGAGCAGCTCGCCGAGGCGGAGGCGAAGGCCAAGGAGATCGTCTCGGAGGCCAACTCCGAGGCCGGGAAGGTGCGTATCGCCGCCGTCAAGAAGGCCGAGGGTCTGCTGAAGGAGGCCGAGCAGAAGAAGGCCACGCTCGTCAAGGAGGCCGAGCAGATCAAGGCCGAGGCGGTGCGGGAGGCCCGGCGCACGGTCGAGGAGGGCCAGCGCGAGCTGGAGATCCTGGTGCGCCGCCGCGAGGACATCAACGCGGAGATCTCGCGGGTCCAGGACGTCCTGGAGGCCCTGGAGTCCTTCGAGGCGCCGGCGGCCGGCAAGGACGGCGGCGTCAAGGCGGGCGCTGCCGTGGGCGCCCCCCGATCGGGTGGCAAGTCGTCCGACAGCTAG